In Phyllopteryx taeniolatus isolate TA_2022b chromosome 13, UOR_Ptae_1.2, whole genome shotgun sequence, the following are encoded in one genomic region:
- the slc22a3 gene encoding LOW QUALITY PROTEIN: solute carrier family 22 member 3 (The sequence of the model RefSeq protein was modified relative to this genomic sequence to represent the inferred CDS: inserted 3 bases in 2 codons; substituted 1 base at 1 genomic stop codon) — MADFSDLIVLIGDFGPFQKRLVVLCSLPLIPFSFALVGVVFLGKTPDHWCAGPEGEHLRVECGWTEAQVREVTVPRSGVSFSRRDLNWSQITCGELDHLPLFNKTRVKPCVGVWAFDKRYTTIVSELSVVCESSWLANLNRVMMACGLFVGAFITGYMSDRFGRKPCFFAFMFXAGVGVMLSPWYTLLLAVRFLQGFFEKGACSACYMTPPLKKKELHPVSFLDLLKTPLIRRNTLILIYAWQVSLLIFVVGPDSFLQSCRCLNXPLWRFSSSSVFYGLVLHLGITGDNHLLDFFISSVVELPTGLIFYLLVDRIGRRSLLAATNLIGGLVCLAAPFVSSGRFPGXKKTMAFIGRLAIATAVETLSFANTELYPTTLRNLGVSMCSSACDAGVIVAPLLLYRLARIWQELPFCVYGAISVVNWGLVTLLPEMKGVVLPETIQDLENLRRKQNQSKEANVSMT, encoded by the exons ATGGCAGACTTCAGCGACCTCATTGTCCTCATTGGAGACTTTGGGCCATTCCAGAAAAGACTGGTGGTGCTATGTTCCCTGCCGCTGATCCCCTTCTCCTTTGCCCTGGTGGGAGTCGTTTTCCTAGGCAAGACGCCGGATCACTGGTGCGCCGGCCCAGAGGGCGAGCACCTACGGGTGGAGTGCGGCTGGACGGAGGCGCAGGTGAGGGAAGTCACTGTACCCCGCTCGGGAGTGTCCTTCAGCCGCCGGGACTTGAACTGGAGTCAGATCACATGCGGAGAACTCGACCACCTGCCGCTCTTCAACAAGACCCGAGTGAAACCTTGTGTCGGAGTATGGGCGTTCGATAAACGCTACACCACGATTGTTTCTGAG TTGTCGGTGGTGTGCGAGAGCTCCTGGCTCGCTAATCTCAATCGAGTCATGATGGCGTGTGGGCTCTTCGTCGGCGCTTTCATCACTGGCTACATGTCTGACAG GTTTGGCAGGAAGCCTTGCTTCTTCGCCTTCATGTT CGCTGGCGTGGGCGTGATGCTGTCGCCGTGGTACACACTGCTGCTGGCGGTTCGCTTCCTGCAAGGGTTTTTTGAAAAGGGAGCATGCTCAGCGTGCTAT ATGACTCCTCCTCTGAAGAAGAAAGAACTCCATCCTGTGTCCTTTCTGGACTTGCTTAAGACACCCTTGATCAGGAGGAACACGCTCATTTTAATATATGCCTGGCAAGTTAGTTTGCTGATCTTCGTGGTTGGACCGGATTCCTTTCTACAGTCATGTAGATGCCTTA TACCCCTCTGGAGGTTTTCAAGCAGTAGTGTGTTCTATGGTCTGGTTTTGCATCTGGGGATCACTGGTGACAACCACTTATTGGACTTCTTCATCTCTTCGGTGGTGGAGCTCCCCACGGGCCTCATTTTCTACCTGCTGGTCGACAGAATTGGCCGCCGGTCCCTCTTAGCCGCGACCAATTTAATCGGAGGCCTCGTCTGCCTCGCCGCGCCCTTCGTCTCCTCAGGTAG GTTTCctggttgaaaaaaaaccatGGCGTTCATTGGGAGGCTCGCTATTGCTACCGCAGTGGAGACGCTCAGCTTTGCTAACACAGAGCTGTATCCCACCACTCTGAG AAATCTGGGCGTGTCCATGTGTTCATCAGCATGTGACGCCGGGGTCATTGTGGCCCCGTTGCTGCTCTACAGGCTGGCAAGGATCTGGCAGGAGCTTCCCTTTTGCGTATATG gGGCTATTTCAGTGGTGAACTGGGGCTTGGTGACACTGTTGCCAGAAATGAAGGGAGTCGTGCTACCAGAGACCATCCAGGACCTGGAGAATCTAAGAAG AAAACAAAACCAATCCAAGGAAGCGAACGTCTCAATGACGTGA
- the txlnbb gene encoding taxilin beta b: MESSPENSTQAESTHVDPNVDLTEDLGKQLEDIISAYQANEAPDEPEDAEEVQPNTRRDQKLEKKMLKNLGKDAMLLMQSLNKLHTPEQKLEATIKKHAELLEEHRSDQKQLKVLQKKLLQVMKEKDQLQSEHSRAVLARSKLEGLCRELQRHNKSLKEETLQRCREDDLKRKEITTHFQGTLSDIQAQIEEHSSRNTKLCQENSALADKLKGLITQYDQREANLEKVFKHRDLKEKLLDTKLTQANMLLKEAEEKHKLERELLLQKAAEYKSQAKLLKENEVEMKAQLDMYSKKFDEFQGTVSKSNSIYSSFKQDMDKMAKKMRKLEKECQSWKSRFDGCSKSLVDMVADKTVRDKELEVVTLKNQKLESLCRALQDERKSLYEKAQAAQGRPDEGAKKDVPQKETPEEDREEPSTAAPAGSAASPETPLSQELVKLKAEQALPQEIAGSFAISHVVPVDTTT, encoded by the exons ATGGAGTCCTCTCCAGAGAACAGCACACAGGCCGAGAGCACCCATGTGGACCCAAATGTGGACCTGACCGAGGACCTGGGCAAGCAACTGGAGGACATCATCAGCGCCTACCAGGCCAACGAGGCTCCAGATGAGCCGGAAGACGCGGAGGAGGTCCAGCCCAACACCCGACGGGACCAGAAACTGGAGAAAAAGATGCTCAAAAACTTGG GAAAGGACGCCATGCTCCTCATGCAAAGTCTGAACAAACTCCACACTCCCGAGCAGAAACTGGAAGCCACCATCAAGAAGCACGCCGAGCTG CTGGAGGAGCACCGGAGCGACCAGAAGCAGCTGAAGGTTCTGCAGAAGAAGCTTCTGCAGGTGATGAAGGAGAAGGACCAGCTGCAGAGTGAGCACAGTCGCGCCGTCCTGGCTCGTAGCAAACTGGAGGGACTCTGCCGGGAACTACAGCGGCACAACAAGAGCTTAAAG GAGGAGACGCTGCAGAGGTGCCGCGAAGACGACCTGAAGAGGAAGGAGATCACCACCCACTTCCAGGGAACCCTGAGCGACATCCAGGCCCAGATCGAAGAGCACAGCAGCCGCAACACCAAACTGTGCCAGGAGAACAGCGCCCTGGCCGACAAGCTCAAGGGCCTCATCACACAGTACGACCAGCGGGAGGCG AacctggagaaggttttcaagCACCGTGACCTGAAGGAGAAGCTTCTGGACACCAAACTGACTCAGGCCAACATGTTGCTGAAGGAGGCCGAGGAGAAGCACAAGCTGGAGAGGGAGCTC CTGCTGCAAAAGGCCGCAGAGTACAAGTCGCAAGCAAAACTCTTGAAGGAGAATGAGGTGGAGATGAAGGCGCAG CTCGACATGTACTCCAAGAAGTTTGACGAGTTCCAGGGCACCGTTTCAAAGAGTAACAGCATCTACAGCAGCTTCAAACAAGACATGGACAAA ATGGCCAAGAAGATGAGGAAGCTGGAGAAGGAGTGTCAATCATGGAAGAGTCGCTTTGACGGCTGCAGCAAGAGCCTCGTCGACATGGTGGCGGAT AAAACTGTGAGGGACAAGGAGTTGGAGGTGGTCACCCTCAAGAACCAGAAGCTGGAGAGTCTGTGCAGGGCCTTGCAGGACGAAAGGAAGAGTCTCTACGAGAAGGCGCAAGCAGCCCAAGGTCGCCCGGACGAGGGGGCGAAAAAGGACGTCCCGCAGAAGGAGACCCCGGAGGAAGATCGCGAGGAGCCGTCGACCGCGGCCCCCGCTGGGTCCGCCGCCTCCCCCGAAACCCCTCTGAGCCAGGAACTGGTCAAACTGAAAGCCGAGCAGGCGCTCCCGCAGGAGATCGCCGGCTCCTTCGCCATCTCCCACGTCGTACCCGTCGACACGACGACATGA
- the LOC133488052 gene encoding afadin, with the protein MPADEEREKLAHIIRRWNNNRLDLFEISEPDANLVFQGVMRFYLEDRARRNIATKCLRFCSEASTSEVVEALAEKFRPDMKMLSTCYSLYEIHGNKERQLDPDERPLAVQLNWNSDNREGRFVLKQSMETTEESCHIKEKAGVIQTFKRTLSRKDKKNKNKVSDRPAGDENSASQKPLNGNPDAPEQSKGKTRQGERKVDTNSPPPDFFDQLGLPLGIQLSDHTEEAFLAAVINYANSSTVHFKLSPAYALYAAGRFALQRPHASTGCITSVADKMVALTSKVIQRQQDVAGALAFWMANASELLNFFKHDKDLSRPTRQCQLDLSRLVRKAYTHLIQCVQIELSKYLPTFLIDPEQLGPLPAGIEMVMNTLMNTMSLLRRHQVNPALAIQLFSQLFHFISTWLFNRLMNLDASAPGLRSHYWGAALRQRLSGIEAWAERQGLELAADCHLGRVIQATMLLTMNKYTLQDVKEIQNTCFKLNSLQLRALLAGYFYTPNEPRIPADLIDAAVAAAEASADNLIRQEGRDIRMEEDLDLRLPFLMPDGGYSCDNVTGIPPGFREFLEPICQRGLCHLTSQQNPKGDWTIFFTEPGTPYLDNQREPETLTVTLKKPLNSGMGVSIVAAKGAGQDHLGIYIKSIVKGGPAEMNGLLTAGDQLLSADGQSLLGLSQERAAAIMMQTGPIVTLEVAKFGASYHGLGALLGDPAPAGTAEGDNSHVEANREEMLLYPVEDPGPSEQPEGRRSRGGKMKEQIMQKNRQFYRSNPNMADFTLEDGDELANRDVRANKSVSNLCADTFHREYLTLPTPKSQDKNTSASGRPQQMFQVSLRPLAGQSSVHKRTLMRQALSQENLRVDTGGPLLDTSQTIWQGLGTRQNYHSHLPIRPSFSTQNILADNCCPVKGQQGTRAGVWRTPFSQQPTPIPSIQPVRIDIPVTRRIVSHPNPPLTTFQHRSCLVAHLKVNGHSNQRSPKPPTAKQRPRTSPLSQQHAAKPQVSITPTKHVSFQEPPSQQGQSAGPVEAKDLREPNEKPKLNEVELLEREVRALQGKAERSAQETERLGNLSLEWQFQKRLREIQQRGEDEDDEDLDMMVMIQELEKRAQKKRSPPGNANDNLKEQTKSLATTPKVEKTDDILSGRLQDNMVFAECREDKTQKMSAPEKLPFKERQRLFSLASSA; encoded by the exons ATGCCAGCAGACGAAGAACGGGAAAAACTGGCCCACATCATCAGACGGTGGAACAACAACAGACTGGACTTGTTTGAAATAAGCGAACCGGACGCA AATCTGGTGTTTCAAGGCGTGATGCGGTTCTACTTAGAAGATCGCGCCAGGCGAAACATTGCGACCAAATGCCTGCGTTTTTGCAGCGAAGCTTCGACCAGCGAGGTGGTCGAAGCTCTAGCCGAGAAATTCCGGCCAGATATGAAAATGCTGAGCACTTGTTATTCCTTGTACGAGATCCACGGCAATAAAG AACGTCAACTGGACCCGGATGAGAGACCTTTGGCGGTTCAGTTAAACTGGAACTCGGATAACCGAGAAGGACGCTTCGTGCTCAAGCAAAGCATGGAGACAACCGAG GAGAGCTGTCACATCAAGGAAAAGGCGGGCGTGATTCAAACCTTCAAGAGGACTTTATCgagaaaagacaagaaaaacaaaaacaaagtgtcTGACAGGCCTGCGGGAGATGAGAACAG TGCAAGTCAAAAGCCACTGAATGGCAATCCAGACGCACCGGAACAGTCCAAAGGAAAGACAAGGCAAGGAGAGCGGAAGGTTGACACAA ACAGCCCCCCGCCTGACTTCTTCGACCAGCTTGGTTTACCACTTGGAATTCAGCTCAGCGATCACA CTGAGGAAGCCTTCCTGGCGGCGGTCATAAATTACGCCAACAGCTCCACGGTTCACTTCAAGCTCTCGCCGGCGTACGCCCTCTACGCCGCAGGCCGCTTCGCACTGCAACGTCCGCACGCGTCGACGGGCTGCATAACTTCCGTGGCGGACAAAATGGTGGCCCTGACAAGCAAGGTCATCCAG AGGCAGCAGGATGTCGCCGGAGCTCTCGCCTTCTGGATGGCGAACGCTTCAGAGCTGCTAAACTTCTTCAAACACGACAAGGACCTCAGCAGGCCCACGCGGCAATGTCAGCTGGATCTGTCCCGGCTGGTGCGCAAAGCTTACAC TCACCTGATTCAGTGTGTACAGATCGAGCTAAGCAAGTATTTGCCAACCTTTTTGATTGATCCTGAGCAACTTGGTCCTCTTCCTGCTGGCATAG AGATGGTGATGAACACCTTGATGAACACCATGTCGCTGTTACGCCGCCACCAAGTCAACCCGGCCCTCGCCATTCAGCTCTTCTCCCAGCTCTTCCACTTCATCAGCACCTGGCTCTTCAACCGCCTCATGAACCTCGACGCCAGCGCCCCGGGCCTGCGCTCCCACTATTGGGGGGCGGCTCTCCGCCAGAGGTTGAGCGGCATCGAAGCCTGGGCGGAGAGGCAAGGCCTGGAGCTGGCTGCCGACTGCCACCTGGGACGCGTCATCCAG gcaaCAATGCTCCTGACCATGAACAAATACACCTTGCAAGATGTGAAAGAGATCCAGAACACCTGTTTCAAGTTGAATTCACTGCAGCTGCGGGCTTTGCTAGCGGGATACTTTTACACACCCAATGAGCCTCGCATCCCAGCG GACTTGATCGATGCCGCGGTGGCGGCCGCAGAGGCTTCGGCGGACAACCTGATTCGGCAGGAAGGCCGAGACATCCGGATGGAGGAGGACCTCGACCTCCGCCTGCCCTTCCTGATGCCGGATGGCGGATATTCCTGTGACAACGTGACAGGAATCCCTCCTGGCTTTCGCGAGTTTCTGGAGCCCATTTGCCAGAGAG GTCTCTGCCATTTAACCTCCCAGCAGAACCCGAAAGGTGATTGGACCATCTTCTTCACTGAACCAGGAACTCCATACTTG GACAACCAGAGAGAGCCAGAGACTCTTACGGTCACCCTGAAGAAACCTCTCAACAGTGGCATGGGGGTCAGCATTGTGGCTGCCAAG GGAGCAGGCCAAGACCACCTTGGGATTTACATCAAGTCGATTGTCAAGGGAGGACCGGCTGAGATG AATGGCCTGTTGACGGCGGGCGACCAGCTGCTCAGCGCGGACGGCCAAAGCCTGCTCGGCCTCAGCCAGGAAAG GGCGGCAGCGATCATGATGCAAACCGGCCCTATTGTGACCTTAGAAGTGGCGAAGTTTGGCGCCAGCTACCACGGCCTCGGTGCTCTGCTGGGCGATCCCGCCCCCGCTGGGACTGCAG AGGGGGATAACAGCCACGTTGAAGCAAACCGCGAGGAGATGCTTCTGTACCCTGTCGAGGATCCCGGTCCATCGGAGCAGCCCGAGGGCCGGCGCAGCCGCGGCGGGAAAATGAAAGAGCAGATCATGCAGAAGAACAGGCAATTTTATCGCTCCAACCCCAACATGGCCG ATTTCACCCTGGAGGATGGAGATGAGCTCGCCAATCGAGACGTGCGAGCGAACAAGTCGGTTTCCAACCTTTGCGCTGAt aCATTTCACCGAGAATATCTGACGCTCCCAACCCCGAAATCTCAGGACAAAAACACATCTGCATCCGGTCGACCGCAGCAAATGTTTCAGGTGTCTCTGAGGCCTTTGGCAGGACAGAGTTCTGTCCACAAAAGGACCTTGATG CGTCAAGCTCTTTCACAGGAGAACTTGCGCGTGGACACAGGaggccccctgctggacacAAGTCAAACTATCTGGCAGGGCCTGGGCACCAGGCAAAACTACCACTCGCACCTTCCTATTCGCCCTAGCTTCTCCACTCAAAACATCCTCGCTGACAACTGCTGTCCGGTCAAAGGGCAGCAGGGAACCCGCGCCGGTGTCTGGAGGACGCCCTTTTCACAACAGCCCACGCCGATCCCCTCGATCCAGCCCGTACGCATCGACATCCCTGTGACCAGGCGCATCGTTTCTCACCCCAATCCTCCGCTGACCACATTCCAACACCGTTCCTGTCTGGTGGCACACCTCAAAGTAAACGGACACTCGAATCAAAGGAGCCCGAAACCTCCCACCGCCAAGCAGCGACCACGGACCTCGCCGCTATCCCAGCAACACGCGGCAAAACCTCAAGTGAGCATCACTCCGACTAAGCACGTTTCCTTCCAAGAACCGCCGAGCCAACAGGGGCAAAGCGCTGGTCCGGTAGAGGCTAAAGACCTCCGGGAACCAAACGAGAAGCCAAAGCTGAACGAGGTCGAGCTCCTGGAGCGGGAGGTGAGGGCGCTTCAGGGCAAGGCCGAGCGCAGCGCTCAGGAGACCGAGCGACTTGGCAATCTGAGCCTGGAGTGGCAGTTTCAGAAGAGGCTGCGAGAGATCCAGCAACGGGGggaggacgaggacgacgaggacTTGGACATGATGGTGATGATACAAGAGCTGGAGAAAAGAGCTCAG aAAAAGAGAAGCCCACCAGGGAATGCAAATGACAATTTGAAAGAGCAGACTAAAAGTCTTGCCACCACCCCAAAAGTTGAGAAAACAG ATGATATATTAAGTGGACGGCTACAAGACAACATGGTGTTTGCAGA GTGCCGGGAAGACAAAACACAGAAGATGTCAGCTCCCGAGAAGCTGCCATTCAAGGAGCGCCAGCGTCTGTTTTCTCTGGCATCCAGTGCATAA
- the dusp23b gene encoding dual specificity protein phosphatase 23b, whose product MASTPPNNFSWVDPGKVAGLALPRMAAEYQYLLDHGIQHLVCLCERKPPNYDTCPKLRLHHIKITDFTPPSPAQIDKFLDIVKEANTKGEGVAVHCMHGHGRTGTMLACYLVKTRKMSGIDAINEIRRLRSGSIETQDQEKAVVQFYQRIK is encoded by the exons ATGGCATCCACTCCTCCGAACAATTTCTCCTGGGTGGACCCGGGAAAAGTGGCCGGACTGGCCCTTCCCCGGATGGCGGCGGAGTACCAGTACCTGCTGGACCACGGCATCCAACACCTCGTGTGTCTGTGCGAGCGCAAGCCGCCCAATTACGACACGTGTCCTAAATTGCGCCTGCATCACATCAAGATAACCGACTTCACGCCGCCCTCGCCGGCGCAGATCGATAAGTTCCTCGACATCGTGAAGGAGGCCAACACCAAAGGAGAG GGCGTGGCTGTCCACTGCATGCACGGCCACGGAAGAACGGGCACCATGCTGGCCTGTTACCTGGTCAAGACGAGGAAAATGTCCGGCATCGACGCCATCAACGAGATCCGCCGACTGCGCTCGGGCTCCATCGAAACCCAGGACCAAGAAAAGGCAGTGGTACAGTTTTATCAACGCATTAAATAG
- the LOC133488113 gene encoding guanine nucleotide-binding protein G(I)/G(S)/G(O) subunit gamma-2, which translates to MASNNTASIAQARKLVEQLKMEANIDRIKVSKAAADLMSYCEAHAKGDPLLSPVPASENPFREKKFFCAIL; encoded by the exons ATGGCGAGCAATAACACGGCCAGCATCGCACAAGCCAGGAAGCTGGTGGAGCAGCTCAAGATGGAGGCCAACATCGACAGGATAAAG gtGTCGAAAGCAGCGGCAGACCTGATGTCTTACTGCGAAGCGCACGCCAAAGGGGACCCGCTGCTCTCGCCGGTTCCCGCCTCGGAGAACCCCTTCCGGGAGAAGAAGTTCTTCTGCGCCAtcttgtaa